A portion of the Cellulophaga algicola DSM 14237 genome contains these proteins:
- a CDS encoding serine hydrolase domain-containing protein, with translation MKKPLLSYFKDFFAFKRVVGEDVQLQGLAKADDLLAHLIATKKIPGLAISVLKNGESYFQKGYGFADLEKSIAIHPETSVFRIASVSKPIAATALAHMVAEGIIDLDASFYTYVPYYPKKEWDFTIRQLASHTAGIRGYLGKEYALNNPYSIKESIAVFKDSDLLFEPGTGYHYNSYDWVLISLAMQEASGVLFEEYVSEKVLQPLGLKSTFPSDISGIDTIENQELQLTTFYSKCAIGFKAAIAANNHYKLAGGGYLATATDITKIGQAYLDHKILDFSVLKQFLTSEMLNQNPTYYGLGWQVSEDAKGRPYYGHIGNGVGGYANFFVYPEQKMVFSILVNCTNPTIQKVLDRVVDAILDS, from the coding sequence TTGAAAAAACCATTGCTATCTTATTTTAAAGATTTTTTTGCTTTTAAACGCGTGGTTGGAGAAGATGTTCAATTACAAGGTTTAGCAAAAGCAGATGATTTGTTAGCTCATTTAATTGCGACTAAAAAAATTCCAGGTTTAGCCATTTCAGTTTTAAAGAACGGAGAATCTTATTTTCAAAAAGGATACGGATTTGCAGATCTTGAAAAAAGTATAGCGATACACCCTGAAACATCGGTTTTTAGAATTGCTAGTGTTTCTAAGCCTATAGCAGCTACTGCGCTTGCACACATGGTTGCAGAAGGAATTATAGATTTAGATGCTTCATTCTATACCTATGTACCTTATTATCCAAAAAAGGAGTGGGACTTTACTATCCGTCAGCTTGCGAGCCATACGGCGGGTATTAGAGGGTATTTGGGTAAAGAATATGCCTTAAACAACCCCTATAGCATAAAAGAAAGTATTGCTGTTTTTAAAGATTCAGATTTACTTTTTGAACCAGGAACAGGGTACCATTACAATAGCTATGATTGGGTCTTAATCTCCTTAGCGATGCAGGAAGCTAGTGGTGTACTTTTCGAAGAGTATGTGTCAGAAAAAGTACTGCAACCACTTGGGCTTAAGAGTACTTTTCCATCAGATATTTCTGGAATAGATACTATTGAGAATCAAGAATTACAACTCACGACCTTTTATTCTAAATGTGCTATAGGTTTTAAAGCTGCAATAGCGGCTAATAATCATTATAAATTAGCGGGTGGGGGCTATTTAGCTACAGCAACAGATATTACAAAAATAGGTCAGGCTTATCTTGATCATAAGATTTTAGATTTTAGTGTTCTAAAACAATTTTTAACCAGTGAAATGCTAAATCAGAACCCTACTTACTATGGTTTAGGATGGCAAGTGAGTGAGGATGCTAAAGGTAGACCTTATTATGGGCATATAGGTAATGGAGTAGGTGGTTACGCTAATTTTTTTGTGTATCCAGAACAAAAAATGGTTTTTTCTATCCTTGTAAATTGTACAAACCCTACTATTCAAAAAGTTTTAGATAGGGTTGTTGACGCTATTCTTGATAGT